The DNA region ttaaaaaagtctAATAATGTCAGAGACAAAAAATTCTAATGGTTGGGGGTTGGCGACGTAGACAAAATTCAGGTTAAATCACCACATTCATACGTAAACCCCTGCTACAGAAACCGACGCGTGTCCGTAAACCCGCCAAGAGTCAACCGGGAATCGTCCGTCACGACAAACCAGCAAGCAGAATTTCGAATCTGCGAACTAGCACAGCGTGAATTCTCCAGTGACGGGGGCGGTCACTTAACGCAGCCTCACAGCTCAACGCCATTCGCCACACGTGGTTGGGGGGGTCGCTTCCGTGGTGTTCTGGATTTGGATTTCGGGGCTCCGGTCGAAGGCCTTTTGGAATACTTCGTAACTGTCGTGTCAAATGATCACTGCCGAATAAAGATCATCTTATTCACTCAATCGAAATACACAACCCCCACCTCGCCAGGCAGAGTGTGAGGGCACGCTCCTCAAATTCCCCCTTTACAATTTGGAATATTTTGTCCATTTTTCATTAATCGAAGGACCAATTTGTGACTTTGCAACGATAATTTACTTTTTTAGGATTGAAAAAAATATAGAGGAATTTCATCATCCTTATCATCATCGTGTGATTTATCGTCGTCAGGAACTGTTATGATTACCATTTAACTACTATTTTGATCAAATTATTCTAATCATTAATAAACTTTTTTTTCCTCAAATGTGGTAATATCTACTcataattttatgtatttttcgttaaaaaagaGTTAAATTTCAATAAAGACCAAGTATAAAAGTATAAAATAACATTAAGGAAGGAtgacaaacaaataattttaaTGACAATAATATGACTTTATGGAATGAAAATTTGGTTAGAATATGAGTAAACATGTCGACATCTGAGAAATTAGTCATTTACAATAGCCAAGAGGGAAATTAGGTAGAAATCGACTGTGGATGACAAGTTCTTGGAGGAAATAGAGGAACtacatataaaataaaataaatgacaataagaacataataaaatatagtGTGTTCGAGTAGAAATAAGTGTAAGTTTAGAGATCATTTAATAAccatttagtttttaattttcatattttttaaaactaaaatctTGTTTGGTAGccatttagttttcaatttaaaaaaataaatatactaAAAGCCAAAAAGTGAAAAGTCAAggccaaattttaaaaactcaaAGAAAGCAATTCAGAGTTTTTGGTACGTGCATCCACGCTCCCTTCAATCTCGTGCGGGTCCTCTGATTGTAAATTCAAAACGGAAAGTATGAGGTGCGCGTGGAAGAGTACATCTACGCGTAATGAACACCGTCCATCGTCACAGATCGAGCCCCAAAAGAAAATCCAACGGCCGGAATTGGATGGCGTACATACTCGCGTGGACGCATTTCGGAAGTTCAGATTTAAAAACGAAAAGGAgacaaataaaaaaccaaaaaccaggACGAAAAGCaactcactttctctctcctctcactttctctctctagagttGGAATCTGCCCGAGTTGTAATCAATTTCATCGCAATTACAAATGAATTCAAGgcgatagagagagagaagagagaagagagagagagagagaaaccgaAACTgtctcttcttctccttccatgCGTTTCTTCAAAACCCACCACTTTTAGCCTTTTTCCCTTCCTCGCTCTCAGAAACCCAGACAGGAAACAAAAATGCAATCGGGCGGTTACAACGACGGAAGAGGCAGCGGCGTTCCTGACTTCTACCCAAACGGCCGATCCATCTCCATCGCCGCAGCCATGAACGGCCACAACCCATCTCAGAACAATCCCTACCACCGATCCCAGCTCCCCGGCCTGTTCCTCGACCCCACAGCATCTCAGATCGCTCGCCAAACACAATTCCAaccccaaacccaaaacccagcaGCCGGTCTCATTGGAAAGCGGACGCTGGCGGAGTTCCAAGCCCAGCAGCAGAACCACTACAACCTCCACCAGAATCCGAGCCAAAATCTCTATCTACGTTCCCTAAAGCCAAGAACTTTCCAGCACTCCTCTCCGATTTCGCCGTTATCTCCGATAGACTTCTCATCTGGGTCATCAATTTCAGGCTCCGAGTCTTTGTTTTCGTCCACCTCGATTTTGCCTCATCAGCGATTCGGGTTGCCTATGCTTCAGCAGCCCCGCCCTCAGCCCATTAACCAGCCAGCACCACCGGCGATGTCGTATGTTAACAATCTGGTTCCCAACAATCGGGTTCAGAACAACCCGGTTCAGACCCGAGGTGTGGACTCCGAGAAGATGTTTAGCAACAGGCTGCAAGAGTTGGAGAAACAGCTTCTCGACGATAACGACGAGGACGACGAAGGCGACGCTGTTTCTGTCATTACTAAAACCAACAGCGAGTGGTCCGAGACGATACAGAATCTGATGGGTACGGCGGCTCCGAGTCAGAACCAGAAGCCCATTTCGCCGTCGCCTACTTCGTCGTCGTCTTCCTCGTCCTCTGTGGCGTCTCCTGCTACCTCCACGTGTTCCAAGCAGTCACTCATGGAAGCCGCGACGGCTATTTCTGATGGGAAATCCGAGGCCGCGGTGGAGATCCTCACCCGGATGACTCCGACCCAGGTCGCGAATCCTAGACCCAGTTCAGAACAAAGGCTTCTGGAGTTCATGGGTTTAGCTTTGAAGTCTCGGGTCAACCCGATTGATAACCCGCCACCGATAGCGGAGCTTTTTAGGCAGGAGCATACCGGGTCGACTCAGTCGCTTTACGAGTTATCTCCGTGTTTCAGACTCGGATTTACGGCCGCTAACCTCGCAATCCTAGAAGCGACCATGACGGACCAATCAGCGACCAGTAAGGTTCATGTGATTGACTTCGACATAGGGCAGGGTGGTCAGTACGTGCATCTTTTCCACGCGCTCGTCGCGCGTCAGAATGGCAGGCCCGCTGTCGTGAAGATCACCACCGTCGCGGATAATGGTGGGGAGGAGAGGCTGAGAATGGTCCATCAGAAACTGAGTCAAGCCGCCCAGCGACTCGGGGTCCGTCTGGAATTCAACGTAGCGAGCCAGAAAATCGGCGACCTGAACCGGGAATCGCTGGGTTGCGAACCGGACGAGCCGATCGCCGTAAATTTGGCTTTCAAACTGTACAGCATGCCGGACGAGAGCGTGTCCACGGACAACCCCCGCGACGAGCTCCTGCGGCGCGTGAAGGGACTGGCGCCGCGTGTGGTGACGCTGGTGGAGCAGGAGCTCAACACCAACACCGCACCCTTCATGGCGCGCGTAAACGAGTGCTGCGCGTACTACGGGGCCCTGCTGGAGTCGATCGAGGCGACGGTGCCGAGGGAGAACCCGGAGCGAGTCAAGGCGGAGGAGGCGCTGAGTCGGAAGGTAGCGAACTCGGTTGCTTGCGAAGGGAGGGATCGCGTGGAAAGGTGTGAAGTGTTTGGGAAGTGGCGGGCCCGCATGGGGATGGCGGGGTTCGAGTTGAGGCCCATGGGCCCAAACGTGACCGAGTCGTTGAAAAATCGACTGGTGTCGGGAAACCGAGTCAACTCGGGGTTCACGGTTAAAGAAGAGAATGGAGGGGTTTGTTTTGGTTGGATAAGCCGCACTCTCACCGTCGCATCCGCTTGGCGTTAACttcactcatttttcttttatttttttatttttgtttttatttaattttaatttctggCTAATTGTTATAAAAAATACTTTATTTTCTGATTATTATGTAGGCTTTCCTGAGAAAATGGAAAGGGGAAAAATGCTGCCAAAAGGAGAAAAAGGCCCCACCAAAacgaaaatcaaataaaaatttgagaAGTGTTTGGATTCCATGAAAATTCTTGTGCCCACAGCATTTGTGatactggttttttttttctttttctttttccgtaAAAAAAAGAATAAGTTGTGGTCTCACggcagcttattctcacataaACATTTCAGACTTTTTTTACCATTGTTGTGTGATTCATCGGTAtcaagaatcgaacttaagatccGTCGTGTAGAATACGAGCTTGAAATTCGTTTACAATCATTGAGCCACATGTGATGGTACATTTATGGTTCTCGTTTGGTTTCGAGTTTTTGGTTTTGGGCATGTGCGAGTTTCGAATTCTGGTATTTGGTATATTGTAGTTAAGATAATGGTATTCCAGACTAATTATGCAGTCTCAAAAAAGAAACTCAAAACGTAAGGCGTTTGAGTTATTGAGGAATGAGTCTGGCCTTGCTTTGCTACCAACTACCAACCATGGATGCGATGGCTCCACTTAtgtatttttccttttgtttttttattggatATTGTGTGCTTTAGGAAAACCTAGTTATTTGTTCACGGACGTGTCGGTTTCCTATTGGATACTAGGAGAGCACAAATGTGGTATGGCAAGGAAGTTCTTGACGTGCGTTATTCACCTTGTACTCTAAGATTTTGCTATGCAATTGCTTACGTTGTAAACAATGTTACGTGTGTTTTGTTCATACCATAAAAATCTCTTGGAGCTATGTGATTTATTCTTGATTTGTTTAAGAgtttgtttggatgtgcttttaaagtgattgaaaacgtttttgatgaaaatattttttgaaccAATCATTAtttaaaatgcaagtaaatcacGGGAAAAcacttaattgattttttttttgcagaaaaCACTTCAGGtatctttgaaacaaaaaaacattcatctaaaaacgctttcagtcattttaaaaacacttccaaacgagtctatatatatattggtaaaAAATATGTCGCTCGTGAATTGGTTGGGGAGGATTTGAGGATCTTTTGGTATTAAATTAGAAGATGGCATGAAACGGAGATTATGTATGATTTATATTATTTATAGTCCAATAGgaaatggtttaattgatttttaatatcaCATGATTTCTATTGTTATTAattattaaagaaaataaaaatatcacttTTGTGATATATTGTTTTAATAAATACCTTAAATAAAGAATGGGTTCCAACGGTTATGTCAAATTAAAATTAGGGAATTTTATCGAAAAActccggtactattcactttaacgaaaaatcacatttttacataaaaaatcaatccttatactattcattttactctttattttgtctttatcgttaaaactcaaaggtTTTAAgccccttttcattagtttttctttaaaattaattaagatGTGATTTGTGCGATTAAATGTATCTTGTTTGTGCGCGTATGCATGGAATAAGACTTGGCTGCTGAAATTTCAGCAGGAGGTAATCAAAACTTGGACACATGTTCACTTGGGTTTGGCTGTAAGCAGGACCTCCTGCTAAAATTTTCAACAGCGAAGTACCCTCTGTATGCATGGGTGGAGCTCACTGCCATTGATTCTATTGGCGGAAGTATATTGGAACCAAGGTAGTTTCAGGATCACTTGGAATTTGAAAAATATACATGTGAAATTCTTTCAAGAATTCTTCAAATGTTGATACTCATCAAGTATTCGATGAAATGCCTCAGCgaataaattgaaaatattttgtgTTTCATGCTcagttttcattaaaaaaaaactcagaACTTTAACGCTAGAATTCCTAATATTCGAATTCTAAAACTGCCAATgtggatgtgtttttaaatgtttatggattcagTAAATAATATGTCTCTCGTGCCGATTGGGTAGTACCACGTCACCTTTTTTTATTGTCACGTCATATGTCATCATTCCCTCAAGACTATCTTTCTCAAActtgttctttaatttatttttacttcGTATTTGAAGAATTTTGTTGCAACTTGCCAATGCCAATATATTTCTGCCCCAAAACAATGAGATATTTTTCAATGTAAAGAATACGAACTGATACACAAAGTGTAATAGTATAATtgattgaaaacttgaaaaaaaattcaaccaattatattatgacacttagTATATCAGGTCATTCGTATTTGAAGAATTTTGTTGCAACTTGCCAATATATTTCTGCCTCAAAACAATGAGATATTTTTCAATGTAAAGAATACGAATTGATACATAAAGTGTAATAGTATAGTtgattgaaaacttgaaaaaaaattcaaccaattatattatgacacttagTATATCAAGTCGTGTTAACAACGCATGAGAAAAAATATCCAAAACAAGTGTCTTTTTCACACAAGGTGCTCACTATACACACTTGTTTTTTAGTTGTTGGCAATCCATTTAAAGCTAATATCATAATTATGGGATGTTGATAATTAAATACACATTTATAGAAAGGAGGAGGAATTGATAAGGTTGGCGATGTCGTATACGGAGAGTGCATGAGTTGCTGGCTACTTGCTAGATGATGCTGATGCTGCTACAGAGAATTACTCATTTTATCCTAATTAATTTCGGAACGTCGGCAACTTTCTCACTCGAAGATTTTTATCTTGTAATGTTGCTTGATTGCGGAATTGTGTAATATATAGGTCACTCTTTAGCCAActttgtaaaaagaaaaaaaaaatacattaataATTGTGAAAAAAGTTGAGATTTCACTATAAAAATTGACAATTTGGAGAGTAACTTAATTTCTTATAAGCCTTTCTAAGGTTTCCCCTTTCACCGATGTAagactcttttaccttcacatcctCACACACCACCACCTCACGTGTGACtcattttcaagcctaacatgaGGACAACACAAACCAAGTGAAGTGGAGCACGTGTGGCTGTTAGGCTTCTCACATgggacaacctgctctgatatTATGAAAAGGTTGAAGTTctactataaaaccaattgataaTTTGGAGAATAactcaacctcttataagccttTGTAAGATTTCTCCTTTCACCGGTGTGAGATTCTTTTATCTTTATATTCTCACAAATCGTTTAACCATTTGATTAACATTGttaaaatttcaacattcaAGTAAGCAACATAGCTCGTTAATTTATTCGATGACAGTCGGATTGCCTAAAGATTTCAAATTTAaccaagaaagtaaagaattCAAATAATGTACAACACTGCAAGATAAGAATGAAACCCAAGAAAGTAAGATGAAAGTATATCTGGTATTGTATTGTATGGGTAAAagtagaaaaaagaagaagaaaattaatagcattcataaagaaataaataTAGGTGTGGGAGGGAAGCATTGAATTACCATTTTAAatgaggaaaactaatgaaaatgatatgaaaattttgagttttaacgataaaaacaaaataaaagatcaagtaaatagtactatgattgatttttttaaataaaaatatgaatttttgttaaaataaataatactaaatttttttcgttaaagtacaATTTTAAATTGAGgtaaggaagaaaataaaaaggtaaTAATGATATGAGAAGTGCTGGATTTGATGGGTTGAATTATCACTCACTTGTTGTGTCACCCAAAAGTGAGGTTGAATTAAAACCCTATTCACTGCTATCTCATTGCAAAAACGGAACccaccagcagcagcagcagtggTGGCAGCTCCCCTTGAAGTCAAAATATCTTTTTTGTTTggcaaaaatattaaaaatataaattcttTTCCACAAAACATACTTTTCAGGCAATTATTGGACTTCAACCTTTTTTCTTACAcaaggggcagaggaagacgAGATAAATAGATAAAGGCTTAAGAGCTAAAGGGATTGAGGAAGATGTGGAAATAAACTCTAAGAAAAAACTTtgagtacttagatctaacggaAGATTATGCATAAAATTGAATACATTGACATTTAAGGATTTCATAGAATGACCTcatttagtgggataaggctttattgttgttgttgttaaagATAGATCACCCAATATTTGAAACTTCtcaatatcatcgatattttttatggaaatatcgaaaaaattagaaaaaagtcATAGGAAGGGGGTTGAAGTCTTAAACTTCATCCCATATCagaaaaattcttaaatttcaactaaaataaatatatttggTTGATAGTTCCAACATATTGGTTAATTATCAATAAACTGACATGATATTCtccaaaatttcattttaaatttccacgattttaaacaaatttctaTAATTTCCATTGAAGACAATCGATATTGATATATTGATCgatatttccacaaatttgTATATCAATATTTCCACCGATACCTATATTTTAAACATTGAGGTTACCCAAAAAACTAGCTCAAAGACTCATTACATAAAAGTTTTAGTCCTATgactctcatcatatcatcaaaTAATCGAGTTTCCATCCAATCAAAATGATTCTCAAAATAATAGTACTTAACATCCATATTATATTGGACTTCAACCCTTGTCAAACAGAAGCTGCCAAGTTTTCTAAGGGGCTTCGGTTGGATGAGTTAAGAAACAAGGCCCAATCGACCTTAACACTAACGCCTTGGACTTGGACCCTAACTACAAATTCAATAGTGCATCCTCTCGCATCCCACCTTGGACTTGGACCTAAAAGCTTAAATTCcgagttttttttttgataaatttgGAATGCTGCAGTTTATACCTTACTCGTTTGCAGGGAAAGAAGCTAGCCATGTTGGAATTAGCACTTGTGACCACAGGAGGAGGAAGGAGCTCGAACAGAAACGTGTCGTATGTATTTCCATCAGTAACTGTTGTCTCGCATTATTTGTATTTGATTGTATATGTTATTGAGTACATATGATCTAAGGTGTTAGCTTTGATTGTTGCACTTGTTGAGGCTCCAGCAGGTTCGAGGCACGAGCGAAACCATGGTCAATCACATCTTCCCCTTATGGTAAACCAGGTACCGcacttgctttgatattttcatttGAGTAATTTTTTGTATAAGCTTTGGTCTTGATGAACTGATGTCTAATCTTCTTCAGCGGGCAAATGTCACGAGATGGGAGATGCGAACGAAACCTTTCGTGAGGACTCTTGAGTTTCTATGGCAGGAGGGACATAATCGAAACATTTGCTGGTGCTGTTAGGACCTATACGAAAAGGATATGATGAGTGACCGGAAGGCATTACAGCCTACAGGCCGGAACCAGCCATAATCTTGGGCAGAATTTTTCTTGTACCTTCGAAACACAGGTACTTCCAGATGCTTCAACAAATCAAAGCCTCATTTATACTGTTCCTTCTGAGGCACTGGAACATAAATTGACCAAAATCTATGCATGCAGTTTACTGATGAAAGTAGACAGAGGCAACATGTGTGGCAAACTTCATGGACTGTCAGTAAATTGCACCGATACAGGTGAAGCTCTAAAGTTGGAGATCtttatgcattctacaaaaataTGTAGACGTCGGTGTTTTCTTGCTTTGGCGTTTATTCCTCATAATACGCTTATGACGCATTCTCCTCCTCGGAGTTTTATAAAACATCTCTGTAGTTACCTTCGTTACAGGAACTAGTAAAAAAGCCGGGTTAAACAGGGCCTTGCCTATGCTCTCGGTTAGATATCGGTTTGTTTATCGGAAAGTTAGTGGAGGCATTGACAATAAGAATGTTTATTTGCAGCAATATTGTGAATGTGAATTCATATGATGAACTCAAAGTTGCAATCTCCCAGGGCAAATGGGCGAGAGATCCTTGGTCGGCTAGGTATTTGTACTTTTGAAAGCTGCAAATGATTCGCACAACAACGAAGAAGAGTtcaaagcaaaagaagaaaccGGGGCAACGATCAGATGCTTTCCTTTTGAGCTGCCGCACGCAAGGGATTAAAAGATGCTTGATGACTGGTAACCCTGCCGAGGAAGTTGCCGTTCTTGCAAAGTCATACCAAGATTCAGGTTTCGCTTGGAACACAAGCATCCAACCGATATTGTTCAAGACAGATGCTACATGTGGTCTGTTCTGCCATACTTTCTTCTTATACCCTACAGTATATTACACCAATTGACGTAGCATACCATTCGCCGTAAAACGCCGGTTTCGGTTGGTTTCTGATTCTTCCCCTCTTTGGAGGCTGATTGAGATGCGTTGTTAAGAAAGTACATTTGTTCTTTGGTATATGGGTGTGGCCATCTGATTCTCTagaaaattgtttttttcttaaagCTGGTGTTGTCTACACACTCGTTTTTACATTCCATACAGACCTCTTAATTTCCGATCGTCGAGTTGTGTAAAAAGTGAAAAGGGATAGCATCACCCTTTCTTAAAATACTTGCAGATGTTCCTTTCAAAGCGGGTTGCCCGAttcagttttattttttgtcacaaagtagaaaataaatacaaatatGGGCACAAACTTTTGAAGCACCAAATTTCAGGGGCTCAGAAGCAAAGTCAAAACTCTAGGAGGACTAGTTGCTTACACCGAAAGCGATCTTAGGGGCTCAGCAGCAAAAGTCAAAACTTTAGGAGGACTAGTTGCTTACGCCGAAAGCGATTTGATGATTCACCGTGGGGTTGCATATTGTGGAAGTTTGGTTTGTTGACTGTGGAGTCCGTCTTGGTGGAAGCGATTTGATGCTTCACCAATGGGGTTGCAGATTGTGGAGTTTGGTTTGTTGACTGTGGAGTCCGTCTTGGTGGAAGAATTCTTAGCAAGATAGCGACATCGTCATGTGATATTATTATATGATTGGATGATACGGTAAAGTTGTAGAGTGCAACTTACTTCGTTAAACAAGTTATAAGAACATCTTACTTAGGGCCATCATGCATTAAGCCAAAACACCGTCTTTTGGTGCCACCTGATGAGCCTTGGCCAAACAACCATGTGATGAGTGTTCAAAACAAAGAACTCTTCGGAcaagtcacttagtactacggtttagtaatatttcttttaatttgcaaGTGAGAAATCgtaagttcgattctcgccaacgacgaatttgaatcacattattgctagcctattactAAACTAAACACATCCCCTCCCCATCCTATCGTTTGTTCAAagaatagaagaaaaaaaggaactCTTCGAATGATGAAGTTGATAGATTCAAGTATCGTAATATCACGTGGCAGTGTGACACAATTTCTCTTATTTAGTGGGGGCCGCAGTTGGAAGATGCTAGTTGGCTGTTTCCTTTGGACGATAGTGGAAAGAGAATAATTTGTAGACATTTCGGGGCGAGTGGGGCCCACTGGGCTTGTGCTTGCGGTTGTTGGGGTTCTTTCCGtggaaaaaaagttaaaaaatgcGTAGTGAGATGTTTAGGAAATTTCCtcttctaatttttattttctttattctttttctttttactaaATTATACATTTTATTGTGGAATTTGGAGTGGAAAACATGGAGAGATTTAGATGGATTTCACTGGCCAATGAAATCCTTCCATTTGTAAAGGGGTTGTGGAATTTAGTAACCAAAAACACATTTCCTCAGATTTTAATTAAATGAGAAtctaattagttttgttttctaagACAAAATATGATATTCATTATGTATTGCGTAtggtaacttaaaaaaaaaaatcaactggTGATTTTACCGTTGTAGTTTGTCTTTTTGGAATTGAGAAGATTTACAGGCATTTTAACCTTCTCTTATCACTATTGTGTTATTAGTAATCGAATCATAATATGTAATATAAAATTTGTTCCTAACTATTAAGTCATTCCGTGATAGTTCAGTATCGTAATTTGTTTAGTATTACTTTGAATACTTATAAATTTCTCACCCTTCAACCGATGCATCAATTTTTATTCCaatttataaaagaaataataatataaaaggtCACTCATACATAACCCTTTTTGCAAGACAATTTCATGATACAATAACTAAAATGATGTGACAGAGTTTCTTACATCTTAAATGATGTTGGGATTACATATAATACAAGGAAAGGGAATAGGTCTTAGtagtttaattttaattcaaacaTCTCGATTGTCCGTCAATTAAGTTAAAAAATTGCGATATTTGTGATATAtgattttcctaattttttaacaaatatgCCATCAATTAATTCTTAAAACGGGATTAAGATTCCTAACTTGCTGATGAGAGTAATCAAATAAGAGAAGAAGTATGAAAATCATTGTAGAAAATGACATTAGTCGACTCCATACACAAAAAGATTTGGACACATTTTAATGTGTGATTCAGCAATAAGGAAGAATTGCTCGTTTTTACGTACCAGGAGCCAAATATTTTTTGGTCTAAAGTAAAAACAAACTTTATTTTTCCCaagataaaaaattaatataaattatggGTGGTCCTGTACTCATTGGagtatcatttttctttttataaaaaaattaacatactaTAATCGCATgcgttcaaataaaaaaatagtaaaaatatgaaaaaattaaaagacgAGAGAATCCCGATCCTTACTCAAAAATCTAAATTCACAAATATCCAAAAGTCAAAATTGCCTTTAATTCCGAAAGAAATTGGCCCCATTATTTGACTATTGACTTCGAGATTTGTGTTTcgattttgatttttctttattcccattttcttttgaaatttcaaGAAAT from Malus domestica chromosome 01, GDT2T_hap1 includes:
- the LOC103443044 gene encoding scarecrow-like protein 8, with the protein product MQSGGYNDGRGSGVPDFYPNGRSISIAAAMNGHNPSQNNPYHRSQLPGLFLDPTASQIARQTQFQPQTQNPAAGLIGKRTLAEFQAQQQNHYNLHQNPSQNLYLRSLKPRTFQHSSPISPLSPIDFSSGSSISGSESLFSSTSILPHQRFGLPMLQQPRPQPINQPAPPAMSYVNNLVPNNRVQNNPVQTRGVDSEKMFSNRLQELEKQLLDDNDEDDEGDAVSVITKTNSEWSETIQNLMGTAAPSQNQKPISPSPTSSSSSSSSVASPATSTCSKQSLMEAATAISDGKSEAAVEILTRMTPTQVANPRPSSEQRLLEFMGLALKSRVNPIDNPPPIAELFRQEHTGSTQSLYELSPCFRLGFTAANLAILEATMTDQSATSKVHVIDFDIGQGGQYVHLFHALVARQNGRPAVVKITTVADNGGEERLRMVHQKLSQAAQRLGVRLEFNVASQKIGDLNRESLGCEPDEPIAVNLAFKLYSMPDESVSTDNPRDELLRRVKGLAPRVVTLVEQELNTNTAPFMARVNECCAYYGALLESIEATVPRENPERVKAEEALSRKVANSVACEGRDRVERCEVFGKWRARMGMAGFELRPMGPNVTESLKNRLVSGNRVNSGFTVKEENGGVCFGWISRTLTVASAWR